tttaaagtaatgtaacagtatctgaaaaacagttatcagaaaaatagtttaagatccttgaccacgagattctacaagtacaactccaagttgcgaaacgtttgcataatctatgagcacctgaatactagcaatgacccgagtatagaatccactatacccgcctttacctcataaaatgttatacacttgttcgagtgtcttaatgttcaaagtaaatgcaccacagtttttatagcgggtgaggttgtcaacctaacggatccgtccatctaaattgtgcctacaccgatggtatttaaagtattcaagctagaggctttttgaacaaactcaatatgcatatatagtactcgtgtcaatacaaaagcatttgataatgtaagtataatagcgtgtattctcatccctgaaaaacatgtaaaaagcgggactgtagactcaccttgaataaagctcggattgaaaagtggacaaataacttgtatggtttagtgccgagtaatgcaacctaagtatacgtattcaggttggtcaaaatatatgtcttaagcaaatgtggtttcatagtgtaagttgtcttattgctcgactcgacgcttttcaaagtaaaagtcaacatatagtcaactagatcatgcaagtcaaacaaagtcaaccaaagtcaatccaaaagtcaaacttggtcaaagtagtcaactaaggtcaacatcagtaggttcatgttaaatgttggtcaacatgtcaaacctaagtcaaacaacacattttaggtcatacatggtcaatttcacaatttcagtttatcgttgtgcacaaagttcatgtacatgtagcaaacttagcatattatctcatagtacaaaattcatgcaaatatggcaaactccagatcataagtatactcaaaatcaattccaaaaagtctagccagggtctcatacgataattaaaagtcaggaatcagaagggatatatttatggtttgccaagtcagtttctgacagcgcactgatttcgttttggctataactggagctagggacatgcaattgatacaagaccagtggccatggttcaagaacaagttaaactaacacatatcaaaaatcgagcaatttttgtttagccaatttgtaccgaCTAACCGATCTTTACTGATCTATCAGTTTTGGACAGAACTATAcatgtcaacttatcaaacttataactcatggcaattaacgttttcagatgttaacatgcaaatgaaatatgtcaaggaacatattaaataacataatccagaagatcaaagcctcaatcaatttctagtccactctaggtaattatttctagcattaaaacagtttcggtacactttaacgtatgaatcttcgtttaaacatatcgggagcattacaaaagcttttgatgcaattcttaagtctaacatgcatgatttttcacaagaattacactagtacacttttcattagctaattcaataaacacatatctcagagaattcggatttcaattataaactagtcaaaacttcgatttagcatatcttaagcatacggtaatgaaatcaagtgaaatcaaagcctaaagttaatagtttttcgaaagctaaacatctaaacatgttaaatgatcagataaaaagtcaactctcatcagatccttgaaatacaattcgtttttcatgtaaacaatatcaattgatcaaattaacgactaacaacgagtaataacacaatcaattgagcactagacttgactacactatgtaattgaataaaattagatttaattgaattgggatcagtgtaattatacctcaaaacacaatttgtgtatactagcgcgtagagaacgacgatcggagcaagattgatcaacgagtaagagcaaacaagcaagtttgatggttgatttgtgtgtgtgtgtttgaagtgaagaagaagagagggaggaggaatgagctacactcttgtggatgtatgatagaatgagagtataataattgtctagacaattatctagttagtcatttagtgcttaaaactaaaagtcaacaaacatgagcttaaaactaatagtcaacatgcatgggcctaaaactaatagtcaacatgcatgggctactcatgagatcaatgatgatgatgtatgaggtcatggccatgtggcctcgggctcgggtctcggctcgttttgcgtaaaagcttgtactcgtggtccgtttcaagtgccgtttagtcgtaccgaaggcccggaacgctaaaccgatcgttaaaacgcaaccaaacgtttaatttattaaaaacccaataaattaaatataaaaaaaagttaataattaataaattaattattaaaataaacccgagcgttgcgttgctcgaaaagcagttatcaaaaccgtatcgtttttatcgtatttctttatctgaaatgtttattcgcattaatatcaacccatattaattattgtaaccctccaaggatcaagtatgtatttattacacataaacgcataaaattcaagtaatcgtcgttaaattaattaacagaaagttaacggaagtgacggaaaaagcagggttgttacacctCTCTGTTTTGtccgccctaatattgtggcataaacgctcaagattttaaatgagctcaatactattcataacacatttcatgtgttcagtttactgaaatgcttgtatagcaccatCATTCCTTctaaggataacctagtcaaaagacactcttgttaatctttagataaccaccgcattaatgataaaatgcacttcaacaaagaacctgtagaatttatggtttgtatgatttaaactcttgaaacaaaacaatattctatctgttggaattcacgcaaggccccgagtatacctgggaacgtgaagaccaaatgaaacgtaaatatcctcgtctatgtacgaacaacgccgattgatggcaacaactaaatttcgggatgaaatttcttttaacggataggtactatgacaacccggaaatttttgacaaaatttaaacaaaatctctacatgatttcatttaacttcgataaattccgacgattcacgaacaatttttttgtaaataataatacattagtattaattaatattattattattaatataatatttaacaatattaAAAGTTTCatatacaattatcattatcagtattgtcaaacaatattttattattattatcaaaattattattatttatcatttattatgattaatatgattagtaatatcattaacataatttatatcattaacattattattggtattatcatttaagtattattgttattgttactaatattattattagttatcatttttaatgttattattattaatgatattaaaagcattattattactcttattattaaattttttttattaatataattttattattttgattattattatcattagtataattattattaaaaataatattattattattgatatgattattagtataattttgatattaatattattattaatattatcaattttagtataattattagtatttttattattatatttattaatataatattatacaaatataaaaAAATGGATGAATACAACAGATACCTAATTGACCTAatctatttattttttatttatcgtGAGTCAGCTCCACATAAATTTTATTTCCATCAGATTTGTGATAtgctgtatttttatttttatatataacgtgatttgtttttcatttttttatCAAATCGTGATTATTTTTTTTAATCTCTCTACTGGTTATAAATTTCTCCTGTTAAATTTCCTGGTTATAAAACTATCGatttttcatcatcattatcaatatcaaataCAACAAGTTCAATTTGTCgaattaaacagaaaataaaataacaaaaagcTGAAACCATATTCTCTGTTCTTGTTAAATTATTCAAAAGCTCGATTTCAAATTGTTTTTCAAAAACTAGAaatgcagttgtgttaggaatccttCAAACAATCTTTCTACAAAATCCCAAGTTCCAATTCATCATATCGaagtcgaattttggagtcaaagtttcggttttaaaagtcaaacaaattATTCATCCTAAAATTCGAATTTTCTGCTATGTTTTAAGTTTGATTGACGAGTTGGAAAGTTTCTAAGAATGAATTACAACCTTTTTCATGTAGAAACCATAAGCTAAAACGCTCTTAATTTCAAAATCAAGGTTtgagtttgaattttttttttttcaaacagacCTGCTGTTGCTgtgtttgttttatttattttattttcaattCATCAAAACAAATATAACTACTTCTGTTTTAATTCACAAATCCCATAATTAATTCGATTGGTATGATTTGTGAATTTCTGGTGGATCCAGTTttaaaagaagaagatgaagaaaaggaaacagaaaaatagatacgagttataaaaaaaaataaaagggagaATTAAATTAGAAAAGTGGGTTTACCTGGATGGTCAAGTGTGTttacgggttagcgagaggtctcgggttcgagcccgaccaATGGCAATTTTTTTTACAAAGCTTATTTAAAGGTAGcctatttttctttttattattactattattattattattattattattattattattattattattattattattattattattattattattattattattgttattattattattattattattattattattattattattatcatcttattattattattatgattattgttattattacgttaagtattattatcatttaaaaacttattagtatcatcatcactaatattattattagtattattaattatcaatattattattattactaatattaaaattattattaacattaatattaaaaacatggttataattaaaagtatcattttaactaaTCATTTTTTACCAAAATTACTatctttattgaaattattattattactatcattattataattcttattattaaaggtattaaaattgtcattgtattaaattatcatttttaataaagattGTCATtactattaaaaactatcattttaattatcatcaatagaatcattaatattattatcatttttattgatattaatattatcattatcattattattatcattactaatattattttagtattattaaaattactattttaacaaataaatgatatatatatatataaatatatttacacataacataataaaatttatatttagaatatataaataaataacttacatgTTATTAATGTAAAAATGACATAactaaatacatttatatatataaacttattcaaattacgagtatatgtgttaatatatatacttgatataggttcgtgaattcgaggacaactctgcacttgttcagtgccatcatacacatatttactacgaaatacagtattgtgatttttcatagctccctttttatctatatttttgggctgagaatacatgcgtaacttttataactgttttacgtttagacacaagtactcaaacttttatgctatatacgtgctttggcatgctaaattcccaccgtaatatcgttaattgctgaggtataagatgcaaacttagttattgtgagtagcgctactgagagtgacgtctctagtcagttgaccgttggtctttggctacataataatgattcaacgacacgaataacaagtgtcacggggtaacttttgtttagtcgcgatattacaaactcagcaatacttttagattgatatttctatatcaatcaactcttattaaatcttgtggtctaacactattattgaaatcattatttatgataaacctatgaactcaccaaccttttggttgacactttttagcatgtttattctcaggtcctacataatgcttccgctgtgtatttgctaattgaaagcaacatttcaacgagtcattcatggataatttgaaggacttgcatttgctaatttgatgatgattgcttgctatgcttggagtcttcattacatatcatatcaattaaagatatttaatgcgttgtttattaaatacaatgtaatctatttatcttctgctgcaaaactcaataaaacatctcatatagagtcgttctcgtttatataattatgatttgatataattagtcacaaataacccaggccctatttgggggtgtgacagcatGTTTTTGGTTGAAAACATTTTTTTGCTTTAAGGAACTTTTAGCTTATAGTTTTAATGAAAAAAAACTTTTACATAATAGTAAAATATTTAGTTTGGTTTAAAGAGTTAAAAACTTTTAGATTGGAAAAAAAACTAAAAGTTAAAAGCTAATAGTAGTAGTGTTTGAGAAAAAAAATTCTTACCTTTTTACCACTTTACTCTTTATTTTAACATTTTCATCTGTTATATCAAACacctatatacatataaaaaactaCCAGCTATAAACTGTAATCTATCATCTACCAGTTAAGAGCTAAAAGCTACAAACTATCAGCTATAACCTATAAGGTACCAACTAGTTAAACGTACTGTAAGAATACTACTCAAAAGTTAAGTTCATAGATTGATTATTTTTCTTTATTTTGAAAGGCTAGGTTTTAAATAGGTGGATCTAAAAAAATTCTTTCAGACCAATAGTTAGTGATAATGGTTATTCAAATGTTGATAGTTTGGGAGATGGGCAATTCATTCTTCATGGTATGGATATAAAAATTAAGACTTATTATGTTAAGCCCAAATCTTTGGTTGGGCTTAAAATGGACGTTGAGCCTGTTGTTGATAAATCCATTAGTTGTATGGATATATCGGTAAAGTGTTCGGTGACTCGTTTGTCATATGAAAAAGAATAAAAGAGCGTTTAATAAATATCATTTCTTTAATTACATTCGGGGAAAAATGGAGGAAGAAGACGACGATGACGATGAAGATTTTTCATCATCGGATTTGAGTCTTAAAAGACTTGCTACATCCACTGTTGTAAAATTCGGATTACTCCCAGATTAATcctcgattaatcatttttaatagcAGCCTGTTCCGATttttcaaaatccgtttaattaattggTCAACGTTGATTAGTGGGTCAAAATCAAATTaagtaatcaaagtcggtcaaagtcaaaattggtcaccaTTTTAGCATGAATTTAAATCAGAactttaatttttttctttttcttttttactaAAATGAACAAATTTAGACAAGTATTCTAAGGGTTATGTTTATGATTTTCTTCTATATTCACATATATAATATTAGAAATTTAATATTCAAATCTATAAAGTACAATTCAATTAATCCCAGATTAATCTCCGATTTGCGAATTACTCCTTCCAAAGTCTCACCAAGTGATCCCGAATAACGAATTTTGCAACATTGGCTACATCCATTGATTCAAGCTTTTGAAttcattatgtttttttttttttttggtattctAGTTGGATTGTAGTTAGCTTTTGGAGTGTGTTTTTCGTGTTTGTAGCATCGTGAGTTGTGTATTCCCGTTGTAATGGATGTTTAATTTTGTTGTCGTGGGGAGGTTAATCTACTTGATCATTTGATGTCCATGTATCTGCTAGCTTGTGACTAGTGTATTTTTTTAAAAACATGTATATACGAATAAAAAAATAACCTTAGCCCAACTTACCATTTAAAAGAAGTTTTTTTTCGTCGACCTAAATTTAAATTTAACTATAGCCTAAGAAAATTGTTCTGCAAAATATCCAAGTAGTTTTTGATCGACgacaaaaaagaaaaagaaaaatacgaAGTATAAAAGAGTTGACATTGATAATTTTGAATCTGCTGCCTCGCATAGAAACCGATGAAACCCTAATCAATCCTCTGCACCACCTCGGATCTCCCCCATTCTTTCTTCCCAAACATTCGGATCCCCTGAATTTCGATATCCAGGAACCGTATCCTATTTCTCTATCCCTCAATTCTATTTCgatttaattaatttcgtttttgtATAAACAGATAGACTCAGATGACGATTCTTTACACACTTGTAGCCCGGGGATCTGTAGTGTTAGCAGAATTCAGCAGCACCCAAACGAATGCCACCACCATTTCCAGACAGATTCTCGAAAAAATACCTGGAAATAATGATATGAATGTTTCTTATTCGCAAGATCGATATATTTTTCATGTCAAACGCACTGATGGCCTCACTGTTCTTTGTATGGCTGATGATGTCGCTGGAAGTAAGCTCAAAATTCACACCTAATATGATTATCATGCTCTGTTTTCCTCTGTTCAATTAGTGTTTTTAATATCTTATTGATATGTAGGTTACTTGTGATGTGTATTGTATGTAATCTGCTTCTACTTAATGTATAGAAGGTTGAGTTTTTGTTCTGATATGTTTAGGGAGAATTCCGTTTGCTTTTTTGGAGGATATTCATCAGAGATTTGTGAGGACGTATGGTCGAGCGGTTTTGTCAGCTCAAGCTTATGGGATGAACGATGAGTTTTCGAGGGTTTTGAGTCAACAAATGGAGTATTACTCGAATGATCCTAATGCTGATAGGATTAATCGATTAAAAGGTGAAATGGGCCAGGTGAGTTCTGAATATCAATTCAATGAAAAATgttcattttataagtttaaatagttGTATATCTTGATATGTATTGATTTAGGGGATAAATGCGTGTTTGTGTGTTAACCTACCCTGGCCCCAGTGCcggaactaggatttttttcaccggcggcaaaaaaataataatttaaaacgggagcaatttttttggacaaaatatggaggttttggggcaaaaaattgaggtttttaggcaaattatgaagTTTTTTGGACAAAAGTTGAAGGTTTTtaagcaaaatttgaaggttttggggtaaaatatgtaggttttggggcaaaaaaaaaaaatccatggAGGACAAAGTCCAAAAGTCCAAAATTTTTATACTGAAAAAAAATTCcactgggggcgggcgcccccctctGTCCCAAGTAGTTTCGCCAGTGCCTGGCCCGGCTCATTTTGACTTATAAAGAATGCCCCTTTTCAGTCTTAACTCTGATTGATTTTTATAGTGCGGCACTGATCTAACGTTGTGTTCTCGAGTTTTTTTTAAGTGGAAGGGAATAGAAAAGAATGAGAATGAGAGAATAATGATGGAGAGgaatgtaatataatatatgttatatgtattctcGAGTTGAAAGGAAAGGAAAACAAACTAACacttatttttataatttataatatataatataatataaataaatataataatatataataaatataactttATAATTTGTAAATTATAGTTGATAATTGATAATAGACAATACCAAATGTACAGGTACATCGTTAAATAAAATATTGGATGAGTATTTAGATAACACGTATGTTGCTTGATAGATATATACATACATCTATCAAAAATAAAAAAGatagatatatacatacatttaaaaCATAGTAATATTCGATGAATATTTTGGATAGTTATGAGTGCCTGCAATTGCAATTGCTCGAACAATTTTCGAAGTACAGTAAAGAATTCAAAAAGGTAATGGATTAAAAGAGACAAGGGATACAGTAAAAAAAGgttatataatgttttccattcAAATCATCTCAAAATTGGGCTGATAGTAATCCAACAAAAAAGTCTATATATTCTCCCTTCAAACCCTCTCTTTTCTATCACTTTCCTTCCTTAAAACAACTCAAGAATGCATTATTATTTTTTCCTCCCTTCAAATTCTTTCCTTTCTTTCTTAAAAAAAACTCGAGAACACAGCCTAAGTGAAAGTATGCATTACTATAGCTTATATGTTTTTGTTCTTCTTTTCCTTTCTTTCTTAAAAAAAACTCGAGAACACAGCCTAAGTGAAAGTATGCATTACTATAGCTTATATGTTTTTGTTCTTCTTGTATGTGAATCTGCATATTTGTCAATGATGCATATCTGAATTCTTACCGTGTCTTGTTATGATAAACAGGTACGCACTGTAATGATTGAGAATATTGACAAGGTATTAGACAGGGGTGATCGGTTGGAGTTACTTGTAGACAAAACTGCCAATATGCAAAGTAATACACTGCGCTTCAGAAAGCAGACTCGTCGATTCAGGAGTACAGTCTGGTGGAGAAATGTTAAGCTCACGTAATAATTTCTTACcactgctctttttttttttttacaaagtattattaatatgatttatgGCCCTATAGTGTTTCGTTTTCATTTTACTATTAACGGGCCCTGTAAATGAAAACTTGAAATGCCTGATAATGAATTTATTTCTGATAAATTATTCACCATAAGAGTCCCTTATCCTGTTCTTCAGGGCAGAGTGAGCTATTTTAGGATGTTAATAGGTTTGTAGCCTGATTTCATTTTCACACTTATGTAAGAACTAGGCTTTTTATGGCACATGATACTGTCTTCTTTCCAAAATATCAGACCACGTTTTTATGGTGTTATTATTTTGAATGGAGGCGAGTATACGAGCGACATACTGTAAGTCTCTATTTACACAGGTGGGTTTGGAACCATTACAAATGTTCGGGCTGGTTGGTAATAGTTCCGGCTTTGGTTGGTTTGGTCTGCCAACAACTTAGTCCATTTATTTGAATTAAGTAAATACTCCTACTTGATGCATTATGATAAAAGTAATATTATATAGTAAAGTGATTAAGGTTGTTATTTGCATTTGAAACATCGATTATCGATTCATCTAATCGTTCACCTGTTCCAAATTGACCTATACAACCTAAAAATGAAATCCCTAGTTTGGGTTGAAATTATTACCTCTGAACTTGATAGAGGAAATGCATATTTCAAATTGACCCATGAGTCTGAGGTCCATGTTTTCAAAATCATCGTGACATAGGATTTATACCATCATGGTATACAAAATGTACatgaaatataatttttattaagattaaaatGTAAAAACCCTCTGGCTGGAGTTTAATTCTAAGAATTTCATTTGTCTTTAATGTTATTTTCTTCTTTGTTACATGAAGTATGTCGCATATAACCGACTTAAATTTATGTGTGTAAATGCAGGATTGCTCTCATCTTGCTTATTCTTGTAATCGTTTATGTCGCATTGGCATTTGTTTGCCACGGGATTACACTTCCCACTTGTCTATAAGGTGTCTGGATTAACAAAGGTGACTTCAGAACTCCGTCTACTTCAAATCCAGTTCCATTTTGTTAATCTTGGTGATGGTTTGACGCCTGCTGGGATTGTTTTCCTTCGTATATTTATTTTGTGTGAAGTTGTTCAGTTTCTCATCCTTATGATACTCTTCCAAATTCCTATAACTATCTATTTTTTATATAACTATTTATGTCTGCCAGTCTGGAGGTCGTGGattgttatttatttttttgaaTGTTGGACGgtatttattttatatgtataagaaCCAAATTCTATTGTATTTTTGTGTATAATAAAGAGGTTTCGCTTTGTTTGATCTGATTGTGTTTTGAATACTCACGGGCTTCATTTGATTGCCTAATAAGGCCATTTTTGTCTACCGCCCTTATCACGTAGACGTACCTGCACGTTACTGCTCATATAGCTTCTGCCAACACACAAAGGTGCTACCTTATATTACACTCCATCAAAATTAATGGTTCACTCCTTATGAATCCCTATGAATTTAGACACCTAAATGACAAACAGAAAAAGTAAGattatttgttttttttatttttttgaaaagtaAGATTATTTGGTATATACATTTTAAAGGTTAACAACATTGCAAACACAAATATTGAGTTCTATAACTGAATCGGGTGAGTAACATAGTTATAACGACCATATCCATTTAAAGTGCAACAATTGTTATTACATTCAACGGTACTCTTACTAATTAAGCCATGCTTATACATTACGTAAACAATATTGTATCAGTGAGTACACATTACGTAAATTGTGCAGCCTACTCAGATGTGACTCTCGTTAACGCTTTTCCATTCAAGGGTGGATCTATATAGGATCCAGTGGTAGCACGGGCTACCACTGGAATACCCGATGCAGTGAAAAATTTTCAGGATTTTTAACTAGTGATACCATTGTATAGTGTAATTTTTTGTGTGTGACATCACTGGATAGTGTGAGTTATTTTTTTAAACTTTTAACTAGTGACACAAGTGACTACGAAACTCAGATCCGCTATTGTATTCCATTCACCGTTACAATTTTTGACATCACTTTACGTGCAATCATATTTGTTATACAAAATGATAATGTGTATCAACTATTATTGAAATCCAGCTATACATTACTGGCACTATACACAAATCCTGCATCACATGTTTAACACTCATAACTACATTTTCGTGGACCGTTACATTTTGAGACAACGTCCCGTTCACAAAATATGTTATACAAAACGAGGTCGTATGGATTACATAGACTACACTTTGCAAAAAGAATGTGTCCTTGAAAGTTGCAAAAGAAAACCCCTACCCTGTGTTATGTTTACATTTCTATACACCAGCCCCCTTCACTACTACCCTCTTCTCCAttaatttacataaattaaaataaaaatctaTAAATAGAACACAAAAAATTCGTTAAATCAAACGCACAAAAATGAAGCatcacaatcatcatcaaacatcatctAACGCTGTCTCATCGTCATCATCAGCAGCAGAAGCTGCCGTTTCATCATCATCAGCATCACCGTCGATGACATCTCAGCCGCAGCCGCCGCCGCCACTGCCATCACCGGCCGTACAGCTAATGAATGCGACATCTCCGGCGACTGACGAGCATCCTGCTTCATCATCAGCTTCTCGTGATTGTTCATCATCATCGTCGACATCATCTTCATCGTCGTCGGAGTCGGTAACAATCGAACGACGTGGCGAATACGCCGCCGTGTGTAAATGGACGATATTTAATTTCCCTAGGGTTAAAACTAGGGCTTTATGGAGTAAGTATTTTGAAGTCGGCGGTTATGATTGCCGTTTGTTAGTTTACCCTAAGGGTGATTCACAAGCATTACCTGGTTATATTTCAATTTATTTGCAAATCATGGACCCTAGAGGAACTTCATCTTCTAAGTGGGACTGTTTTGCTAGTTATCGATTAACTGTTGTAAACCCTATAGATGATTCAAAGTCGGTTCATCGAG
This window of the Rutidosis leptorrhynchoides isolate AG116_Rl617_1_P2 chromosome 7, CSIRO_AGI_Rlap_v1, whole genome shotgun sequence genome carries:
- the LOC139857242 gene encoding vesicle-associated membrane protein 711-like, whose amino-acid sequence is MTILYTLVARGSVVLAEFSSTQTNATTISRQILEKIPGNNDMNVSYSQDRYIFHVKRTDGLTVLCMADDVAGRRIPFAFLEDIHQRFVRTYGRAVLSAQAYGMNDEFSRVLSQQMEYYSNDPNADRINRLKGEMGQVRTVMIENIDKVLDRGDRLELLVDKTANMQSNTLRFRKQTRRFRSTVWWRNVKLTIALILLILVIVYVALAFVCHGITLPTCL